The Pirellulales bacterium genome has a segment encoding these proteins:
- a CDS encoding DUF1559 domain-containing protein: MKMHFAARADFRPSSRLRFAGLARRQTVGCGRLALRRTAFTLVELLVVITIIGLLMSLLIPAVNSARESARRGVCLNNLKQLSTAAAKYNERHRELPGYVNVIGKSSSTTVQNRLGTWAMMLLPEIERNDVYQTWTSDPATVTTPAPATPYISLFVCPSDPPEDASVNPTPLSYVANCGIPDNTATLSANTGTNGVATVVDSILPAAASTARSTNGMFYDHYSQNSQGYNGPAQLSSSLDHIPDGASNTLMFSENFMPTSRDVANGFLYRVYYPPQGTNFNANLYPHVPQAVTATEAMTSANSFEADIGFVWDPRVADHTTPSDPRRIDGDLYRKLVGNYPQNNASYGYYYSRPSSSHGSGVNVATAGGECFFLRDDIDYWVYEQLMTPDGKHSQMCAVNGSGAYVTPINANYILNDADYR; the protein is encoded by the coding sequence ATGAAGATGCACTTCGCTGCGCGCGCCGATTTTCGGCCTTCGAGTCGGCTCCGCTTCGCCGGTTTAGCCCGTCGGCAGACGGTCGGCTGTGGGCGGCTTGCCCTTCGCCGCACAGCATTTACGTTGGTGGAACTGCTGGTGGTAATCACCATCATTGGCCTGTTGATGTCGCTATTGATTCCGGCCGTGAACTCTGCTCGAGAAAGCGCTCGGCGTGGCGTGTGTTTGAATAACCTGAAGCAGTTGTCGACCGCGGCGGCGAAATACAACGAACGGCACCGCGAGCTGCCTGGTTATGTGAACGTGATTGGGAAATCCAGTTCTACGACAGTGCAGAACCGCTTGGGAACTTGGGCCATGATGTTGCTCCCGGAAATAGAGCGGAACGATGTTTATCAAACGTGGACTTCTGACCCGGCGACGGTAACTACGCCGGCTCCGGCCACGCCGTACATTTCGCTGTTTGTTTGTCCGAGCGACCCGCCGGAAGATGCCTCAGTCAATCCCACGCCATTGTCTTATGTGGCGAATTGCGGCATTCCGGATAATACCGCAACGCTTTCGGCCAACACGGGGACAAACGGTGTGGCGACTGTCGTCGATAGCATTCTCCCGGCGGCAGCCAGCACCGCGCGTTCTACCAACGGCATGTTTTACGATCACTACTCGCAGAACTCACAGGGTTATAATGGGCCGGCACAACTCAGTTCGTCGCTGGACCACATTCCCGACGGCGCCAGCAACACGCTGATGTTTTCGGAAAACTTCATGCCCACGAGCCGGGACGTCGCCAATGGATTTTTATATCGCGTGTACTATCCGCCGCAGGGAACAAATTTCAATGCCAATCTATATCCACATGTGCCGCAAGCGGTCACGGCAACAGAAGCAATGACGTCTGCGAATTCATTCGAAGCGGATATCGGTTTTGTGTGGGACCCGCGCGTGGCGGACCATACAACGCCGAGCGATCCGCGGCGGATCGATGGCGACCTGTATCGGAAATTGGTCGGCAATTATCCACAGAATAATGCTTCGTACGGTTATTACTATTCTCGTCCGTCCAGTTCGCACGGCAGCGGCGTGAACGTGGCGACTGCCGGCGGCGAATGCTTTTTCCTGCGAGATGACATCGATTACTGGGTATACGAGCAGTTGATGACGCCCGACGGCAAGCATTCGCAAATGTGCGCTGTGAATGGATCGGGAGCGTACGTGACCCCGATTAACGCCAACTACATTCTCAACGACGCGGATTACAGGTAG
- the tadA gene encoding tRNA adenosine(34) deaminase TadA — protein MHEHFMQLALAEAEAALAENEVPIGAVIVHGERVIAAAHNQREQLRDPTAHAEMIALTQAAQALQSWRLEGCTLYVTLEPCPMCAGAIVQARLPLVVYGAADPKAGAVATLYQMLSDKRLNHQAQIVPGVRAQQCGKLLTRFFEAQRKLGKK, from the coding sequence ATGCACGAACACTTCATGCAACTGGCGCTGGCCGAAGCCGAAGCGGCGCTGGCCGAAAACGAAGTCCCCATCGGCGCCGTCATTGTGCATGGCGAGCGGGTGATCGCCGCGGCCCACAATCAGCGCGAACAATTGCGCGACCCTACCGCACACGCCGAAATGATCGCTCTCACTCAGGCCGCCCAAGCGCTGCAAAGTTGGCGGCTGGAAGGCTGCACGTTGTACGTCACGCTGGAACCCTGCCCCATGTGTGCCGGGGCGATTGTTCAGGCCCGCCTGCCCTTGGTCGTGTACGGGGCGGCCGACCCCAAAGCCGGCGCCGTGGCCACGCTGTATCAAATGCTCAGCGACAAGCGGTTAAATCATCAAGCGCAAATCGTGCCCGGCGTGCGGGCCCAGCAATGCGGCAAATTGCTCACGCGCTTTTTCGAAGCGCAGCGAAAGCTGGGAAAAAAGTAA